From Brachionichthys hirsutus isolate HB-005 chromosome 16, CSIRO-AGI_Bhir_v1, whole genome shotgun sequence, a single genomic window includes:
- the hsd17b1 gene encoding 17-beta-hydroxysteroid dehydrogenase type 1, whose product MDKKVVLITGCSSGIGLSLAVRLAADPDKTFKVYATMRNLDKKERLLESVKGLHRDTLDILQMDVTCRQSILDAKDRVAEKHVDILVCNAGVGLMGPLEVQTLESMRQILEVNLLGTIQTIQVFLPEMKAQGKGRILVTGSTGGLHGLPFNEVYCASKFAIEGACESLAILLQHFNIHVSLIECGPVNTDFLVNLQQAEVGDASLRQVDAQTLGLYEKYLQHCGSIFQNAAQDTEDVVKVFLDVIHSPSPALRYFTSGVVPPLAKLKLDEPDGSQYISAMSKIIFSPEDQ is encoded by the exons ATGGACAAGAAGGTGGTGCTGATCACGGGCTGCTCGTCGGGGATCGGCCTCAGCCTGGCTGTCCGACTCGCCGCTGACCCCGACAAAACATTCAAAG TTTATGCTACCATGAGAAATCTTGACAAGAAGGAGCGCCTATTGGAGAGTGTGAAAGGTCTGCACAGGGACACTTTGGACATTCTCCAAATGGACGTGACCTGCCGGCAGTCCATCCtggatgcgaaggacagggtcgCGGAGAAACATGTGGACATTCTGG TGTGCAACGCCGGCGTGGGTTTAATGGGGCCGCTGGAAGTGCAGACCCTGGAATCCATGAGGCAGATTCTGGAGGTCAACCTCCTCGGCACCATCCAGACCATCCAGGTGTTCCTGCCAGAGATGAAAGCGCAGGGCAAGGGCCGGATCCTGGTCACCGGCAGCACCGGGGGGCTTCACG GTCTTCCTTTTAACGAGGTCTACTGCGCCAGCAAATTTGCAATCGAGGGCGCCTGTGAAAGTCTGGCTATCCTCTTGCAGCACTTCAACATCCA CGTGAGTCTCATTGAATGCGGCCCCGTCAACACCGACTTCCTGGTCAACCTGCAACAAGCAGAGGTCGGGGACGCGTCTCTCCGACAGGTCGACGCGCAAACGCTCGGCCTCTATGAAAAGTACCTGCAGCACTGCGGATCCATTTTCCAGAATGCGGCGCAGGACACTGAGGACGTGGTAAAG GTGTTTTTGGACGTCATCCATTCACCCAGCCCGGCACTCCGGTACTTCACCAGCGGGGTCGTGCCACCTCTCGCCAAGCTGAAGCTGGACGAACCAGACGGGTCGCAGTACATCAGCGCGATGAGCAAAATCATTTTCTCCCCCGAGGATCAGTGA
- the si:ch73-141c7.1 gene encoding coenzyme Q-binding protein COQ10 homolog, mitochondrial, with protein MAGRKALLIGQALLEMSEAHSSKVLRGNAKRETFRRLGCFGALAARRTSLPVSASDAVLTPSRSFINLAASINTRRMEYTEYRTMGFTPEQIYSVVSRVDKYCNFVPWCKKSRIIRKRDGDFLAELEIGFPPLVERYTSEVTLVPNHKVRAVCTDGSLFSHLETVWKFYPGDEDQPDSCKVEFNVSFEFKSLLHSQLANVFFDEVVKRMVGAFESRAATLHSNPQGAPLRRWAA; from the exons ATGGCCGGCAGAAAGGCTCTTCTCATCGGCCAGGCGCTGCTGGAGATGTCGGAAGCTCACTCCTCAAAAGTTCTGCGAGGAAACGCTAAAAGAGAAACTTTCAG GCGCCTGGGCTGTTTCGGGGCCTTGGCAGCGAGACGGACCAGTCTGCCTGTTTCCGCCTCGGACGCCGTCCTGACTCCCAGCCGCAGCTTCATCAACCTGGCCGCCTCCATCAACACCCGCAGGATGGAGTACACGGAATACCGGACCATGGG GTTTACTCCAGAGCAGATTTACAGCGTCGTGTCCAGAGTCGACAAGTACTGCAACTTCGTTCCCTGGTGCAAGAAGTCTCGGATCATCAGGAAACGAGACGGCGACTTCCTGGCGGAGCTGGAAATCGGTTTCCCACCCCTTGTGGAGCGCTACACCTCGGAGGTGACCCTTGTCCCAAACCACAAAGTTAGA GCCGTTTGCACAGACGGATCTCTCTTCAGCCATCTTGAAACAGTATGGAAGTTTTACCCTGGAGACGAAGACCAGCCGGACTCCTGCAAAGTGGAGTTCAAC GTGTCCTTTGAGTTCAAGTCTCTGCTGCACTCTCAGCTGGCCAACGTCTTCTTTGACGAAGTGGTGAAGCGAATGGTCGGCGCCTTCGAGTCGCGGGCGGCGACGCTCCACTCGAACCCACAGGGGGCGCCGCTGAGGAGGTGGGCGGCATGA
- the mylk5 gene encoding myosin light chain kinase, smooth muscle encodes MNGDGRKQRHVSTFWMHIKPHRVPPARGSASNGTPDRSAECFNLSSSNRLDPPVFTKPLQDCRVDEGSDITLRGAVTGSQPIKVSWLHNGGAAHFGNPTFNGQEVGFVVREALPEDAGAYTCLVENGAGKTSCCAAVFVRDFETIYRMRNRAASNILPSAPKSVLEKGKSPLVASPACGPASTPRGPALRFQTPPRHVKVESGQTARLECRFTGCPPAASCWITNKEQVVDGPALWVENTDLSSTLVIAEAKPQHTGRYTVVVRDRKNSAQHTLTLSVIEKPQPPVSCPGISLISTTSLVLSWSGPCYDGGSAVLGYVVEVKNRGRAEPWRKLSDDCKSTSYRVSSGLQPKQEYRFRVRAYNEVGASEPGPASRVVRMEREEEEASQAHTCISLDSTHKVADHYDLQEKLGMGKFGSVFKLTHKETGRVCAGKFYKGRRAKEREAARQEIELMNCLHHPRLVRCLAAYDHKPEMVMVMEFIAGGELFERIVDDSFEHTEPASVGYMQKILEGIAYMHRQKIVHLDLKPENIVCVDATGTAVKIIDFGLAMKLHANASPKVMQGTPEFVAPEVINYEPVCLATDMWSIGVICYILLSGESPFQGDSDAETLALVTAADWEFEEGGFDQITDEAKHFIGSLLNKDTRRRLSCEEALAHPWMAAFDSGKLETKNLCKEKMKRFLARQKWKKAGKALLALKRMALLSKGDSPASPSSPGVDSPLSPEAEHALRSLELKMQGPPHFTQSLQDLTVPRGRSAHLSCHLTGYPDPEVVWLCDQEPVTESPRVQIEYEEDGRCTLVISKVCPDDTNVYTCRAANDHGETLCSARLTVQE; translated from the exons ATGAACGGCGACGGCAGGAAGCAGCGTCACGTGTCGACCTTCTGGATGCACATCAAGCCGCACCGGGTGCCACCTGCTCGGGGATCCGCCAGCAACGGGACCCCGGATAGAAGCGCAG AGTGTTTTAACCTCTCCTCTTCTAATCGTCTGGACCCGCCCGTCTTCACAAAGCCCCTGCAGGACTGCCGCGTGGACgaaggaagtgacatcacactgCGGGGAGCCGTCACCGGAAGTCAGCCGATCAAAGTGTCATGGCTGCACAATG GTGGAGCGGCCCATTTTGGGAATCCGACCTTTAATGGCCAGGAGGTGGGCTTTGTGGTCAGAGAGGCCTTGCCGGAAGATGCCGGCGCTTACACCTGCCTGGTGGAAAACGGCGCTGGGAAGACTTCCTGCTGCGCCGCCGTCTTTGTCAGAG ACTTTGAAACCATCTACAGGATGCGGAACCGCGCCGCCTCAAATATCCTCCCTTCTGCACCGAAGAGCGTTCTGGAGAAGGGAAAGTCTCCCCTAGTGGCGTCCCCTGCATGCGGCCCGGCCTCGACTCCAAGAG GTCCAGCGTTGCGTTTTCAAACGCCTCCGCGGCACGTAAAGGTGGAGTCGGGACAAACGGCCCGGCTGGAGTGCCGCTTCACCGGCTGTCCTCCCGCCGCGTCTTGTTGGATCACAAACAAGGAGCAG GTGGTGGATGGTCCGGCGCTGTGGGTGGAGAACACAGACCTGAGCAGTACGCTGGTTATAGCAGAGGCTAAGCCACAGCACACGGGCCGCTACACGGTCGTCGTGCGAGACCGCAAGAATTCTGCCCAACACACGCTCACCCTGTCGGTCATAG AGAAGCCACAACCTCCCGTCTCCTGCCCCGGGATCTCCCTCATCAGCACCACGAGCCTTGTGTTGTCCTGGTCGGGCCCCTGCTACGACGGCGGCAGCGCCGTCCTGGGTTACGTGGTCGAGGTGAAGAATCGAGGTCGTGCCGAACCCTGGCGCAAACTTAGCGACGACTGCAAGAGCACGTCGTACAGAGTGAGTTCTGGGCTGCAGCCTAAACAGGAATACCGCTTCAGAGTGAGAGCCTACAACGAAGTGGGGGCAAGCGAGCCTGGCCCGGCGTCACGAGTGGTTAGGATGGAGCGGGAAG aggaggaggcttcTCAAGCCCACACCTGCATTTCTCTCGACTCTACGCACAAAGTTGCAGATCACTACGACTTGCAGGAGAAGCTGGGAAT GGGGAAGTTTGGCTCGGTGTTCAAGCTGACGCACAAGGAGACGGGCCGCGTGTGCGCCGGGAAGTTCTACAAAGGCCGACGTGCCAAGGAGAGGGAGGCTGCCCGCCAAGAGATAGAGCTGATGAACTGCCTGCATCACCCCAGACTGGTTAGATGCCTCGCGGCGTACGACCACAAGCCCGAGATGGTCATGGTCATGGAGTT CATcgctggaggggagctgtttgAGCGGATCGTCGACGACAGCTTCGAGCACACGGAGCCTGCTAGCGTTGGCTACATGCAGAAGATCCTGGAGGGGATCGCCTACATGCACCGGCAGAAAATCGTCCACCTCGACCTGAAGCCGGAAAACATCGTGTGCGTCGACGCCACCGGCACCGCCGTGAAGATCATTGATTTTGGACTTGCCATGAAGCTGC ACGCCAACGCGTCGCCGAAGGTGATGCAAGGGACTCCGGAGTTTGTGGCGCCTGAAGTAATCAACTACGAGCCCGTGTGTTTGGCCACCGACATGTGGAGCATCGGGGTCATCTGCTATATTTT GCTGAGCGGCGAGTCCCCGTTCCAGGGTGACAGCGATGCAGAGACCCTGGCCTTGGTCACGGCTGCCGACTGGGAGTTTGAGGAGGGGGGCTTTGACCAGATTACAGACGAGGCCAAACATTTCATCGGCTCCCTGCTCAACAAGGACACCAG ACGGAGGCTGTCCTGTGAGGAGGCGCTTGCCCATCCGTGGATGGCGGCATTTGACTCCGGAAAGCTGGAGACCAAGAATCTCTGTAAGGAAAAGATGAAGAGGTTTCTAGCCAGGCAGAAGTGGAAG AAAGCAGGTAAAGCCTTGCTGGCTCTAAAGAGAATGGCTTTACTGTCCAAAGGTGACAGTCCTGCATCTCCCAGCAGCCCCGGAGTGG ACTCACCCCTGAGCCCGGAGGCAGAGCACGCCCTGCGGTCTCTGGAGCTCAAGATGCAAGGCCCGCCCCATTTCACCCAGAGCCTGCAGGACCTGACGGTACCTCGGGGACGTAGCGCCCATCTTTCGTGTCACCTCACAG GATACCCCGACCCGGAGGTGGTGTGGCTGTGTGACCAGGAGCCCGTGACGGAGTCCCCCAGAGTCCAGATAGAGTATGAGGAAGACGGCCGCTGCACGTTGGTCATAAGCAAAGTTTGCCCTGATGACACCAACGTTTACACCTGTAGAGCTGCCAATGACCACGGGGAGACATTGTGTTCAGCCAGACTCACCGTTCAAGAGTAG